In Desulfofundulus kuznetsovii DSM 6115, the following are encoded in one genomic region:
- the panB gene encoding 3-methyl-2-oxobutanoate hydroxymethyltransferase — translation MSNQQVTTAYFREAKKTGRKITMLTAYDYPMARMVDEAGIDAILVGDSLGNAVLGYDSTIPVTMDDMVHHIKAVTRGVKRAMVIGDMPFMSYHISREEALRNAGRILQEGGAQAVKLEGGREVADTVRAMVSCGIPVMGHLGLTPQSIHQMGGYKVQGKDEAQAKKLLEDARAIQEAGVFAIVLECVPVPLAKLLTETLEVCTIGIGAGPHCNGQVLVTHDLLGMFLGKSPKFAKRYANLHEEIARALKAYREEVQSGAFPGPEHGFDMSEEVLSKLY, via the coding sequence ATGAGCAACCAGCAGGTCACCACTGCGTATTTCCGGGAAGCAAAAAAGACCGGCCGGAAAATTACCATGCTCACGGCCTACGATTATCCCATGGCCAGGATGGTGGATGAAGCGGGGATTGATGCCATTTTAGTGGGAGATTCCCTGGGCAATGCTGTCTTAGGCTATGATTCCACCATTCCCGTGACCATGGACGATATGGTTCATCATATTAAAGCCGTCACCCGGGGGGTCAAACGGGCCATGGTGATCGGCGACATGCCTTTTATGTCCTACCACATTTCCCGGGAAGAGGCCCTGCGCAACGCCGGCCGCATCCTGCAGGAAGGAGGCGCCCAGGCGGTCAAGCTGGAGGGCGGCCGGGAGGTGGCCGATACCGTCCGGGCTATGGTGTCCTGCGGCATTCCTGTGATGGGCCACCTGGGTTTGACGCCCCAATCCATTCACCAGATGGGCGGTTACAAGGTGCAGGGCAAGGACGAGGCCCAGGCGAAAAAACTTCTTGAAGACGCCCGGGCCATTCAGGAAGCAGGAGTTTTTGCCATCGTCCTGGAGTGTGTACCCGTCCCCCTGGCCAAACTGCTTACCGAAACCCTGGAGGTATGCACCATCGGCATAGGCGCGGGACCCCACTGCAACGGGCAGGTCCTGGTGACCCACGATCTGCTGGGGATGTTCCTGGGGAAGTCGCCCAAATTTGCCAAGCGTTATGCCAACCTCCACGAAGAGATTGCCCGGGCGCTCAAGGCCTACCGGGAGGAAGTGCAGAGCGGCGCCTTCCCCGGCCCGGAACATGGTTTTGACATGTCGGAGGAAGTGCTTAGCAAATTGTATTAA
- a CDS encoding Rossmann-like and DUF2520 domain-containing protein produces MLFAVTRISEAGVGLMSKPSVAVVGCGKVGSALALLLKERGYPVVAVASRSPGPAQKLARSLDCSAYDRPWEATLKADLVFITTPDREIAPVSELIARQGGFRSGQVVAHTSGAHASSELHGVQEAGALAVSIHPLQSFADVAGARENLPGSYFALEGDEAAIPVARQVVDDLQGHAFIIKAEDKPLYHAAACIASNYLVSLMHLATSVYGRFGLSRREAFEALYPLVRGTINNIRRVGPVEALTGPVARGDVPTIAGHLPALDQVGNRESRLYRLLGLYTIQVAREKGSIDAGQARQLEEVFMASANGEDVSKSKEVSS; encoded by the coding sequence TTGTTATTTGCCGTAACCAGGATTTCAGAAGCCGGGGTGGGACTGATGAGTAAACCTTCGGTGGCAGTAGTGGGCTGCGGTAAAGTGGGCAGCGCCCTGGCCCTGCTTTTAAAGGAGCGGGGTTACCCCGTGGTGGCCGTGGCCAGCAGGAGTCCGGGGCCGGCCCAAAAACTGGCCCGGTCCCTGGATTGCAGCGCTTATGACCGACCGTGGGAGGCAACGCTAAAGGCCGATCTGGTTTTTATTACCACGCCTGACCGGGAGATTGCCCCGGTGTCGGAACTTATTGCCCGGCAAGGGGGATTCCGTTCCGGCCAGGTGGTGGCCCACACCAGCGGCGCCCATGCATCCAGTGAACTGCACGGTGTCCAGGAAGCCGGGGCCCTGGCCGTGTCCATCCACCCGTTACAGTCCTTTGCCGATGTTGCGGGGGCCAGGGAAAACCTCCCCGGGTCCTACTTTGCCCTGGAGGGGGATGAGGCGGCCATTCCCGTGGCCCGGCAGGTGGTTGACGACTTACAGGGCCATGCCTTTATCATCAAGGCTGAAGATAAGCCCCTTTACCATGCGGCGGCCTGCATTGCTTCCAACTACCTGGTGTCTTTGATGCACCTGGCGACCAGCGTTTACGGCCGGTTTGGCCTCTCCCGGAGGGAAGCTTTTGAGGCGCTGTATCCCCTGGTGCGGGGCACAATAAACAATATCAGGCGGGTGGGACCGGTGGAAGCCCTTACGGGTCCGGTGGCCCGGGGAGATGTGCCCACCATTGCCGGGCACCTGCCGGCCCTGGACCAGGTGGGGAACCGGGAATCCCGGCTCTACCGCCTGCTGGGGCTGTACACCATCCAGGTGGCCAGGGAAAAGGGCAGCATTGATGCCGGGCAGGCCCGGCAACTGGAAGAGGTATTTATGGCTTCGGCCAATGGTGAAGATGTATCCAAATCCAAGGAGGTATCCTCATGA
- a CDS encoding GerD family protein produces MKRIKLALLVALLVGLLVAGSGCGKTSPQGEMMGSSEVAKIMSTKPEEMSKIMATQENRESMINIMSTPHMQSAMMSMMHSPQMQKAMIKIMSSPETRADMVKIMSDPAMRQAMIDIMADPAMKETLLAMMQDQRIKSMLNQGNKQ; encoded by the coding sequence GTGAAAAGGATAAAGCTGGCATTGCTCGTTGCCCTTTTGGTTGGTCTTCTGGTGGCAGGCTCAGGTTGTGGAAAAACTTCTCCGCAGGGCGAAATGATGGGGTCTTCAGAGGTGGCTAAGATTATGAGCACCAAGCCGGAGGAAATGTCAAAAATTATGGCCACCCAGGAAAACCGTGAGAGTATGATCAATATCATGAGTACACCGCACATGCAGTCAGCGATGATGAGCATGATGCACTCACCTCAAATGCAAAAAGCCATGATAAAAATTATGAGTTCTCCGGAAACAAGGGCAGATATGGTGAAGATAATGTCTGACCCTGCTATGAGGCAGGCTATGATCGATATCATGGCCGACCCGGCCATGAAAGAAACCCTTTTGGCTATGATGCAAGATCAGAGAATAAAGTCAATGCTCAATCAGGGTAATAAACAATAG
- a CDS encoding class I SAM-dependent methyltransferase: MVYSRQADRIRRFFNLVAPIYDFFVLPALHSKIKKAASLLGDVTNSEVLDVCTGTGIMALELAERGARVTGIDFSPGMLSRATQKAKSLPATFRLMDASWLEFDDNSFDISTICMALHEMPGLQRHRTLAEMRRVTRHKVLVMDWVSSPAERFWQLGVTLIERLEGSFYEEFIRSNLKEVLNKCGLKPLAYEEDNAIGIFLCRPQK; encoded by the coding sequence ATGGTTTACAGCCGGCAGGCAGACCGTATCCGCCGCTTCTTTAATCTTGTAGCGCCAATATACGATTTTTTTGTGCTTCCGGCCCTGCACTCCAAGATTAAAAAAGCTGCCTCACTTTTGGGAGATGTAACCAATTCGGAGGTGCTGGATGTTTGTACTGGTACAGGCATCATGGCCCTAGAGTTAGCCGAACGAGGCGCCCGCGTTACAGGTATCGATTTTTCCCCAGGCATGCTGTCCCGCGCTACCCAAAAGGCTAAAAGTTTACCGGCAACTTTTCGGCTTATGGATGCTTCTTGGCTGGAGTTTGATGATAATTCTTTTGATATAAGCACTATATGCATGGCCTTGCATGAAATGCCCGGGCTGCAGAGGCACCGCACCCTGGCTGAAATGCGCCGGGTAACGCGACATAAGGTGTTGGTCATGGACTGGGTAAGTTCGCCCGCGGAGCGTTTCTGGCAGCTGGGAGTAACCTTGATCGAGCGACTGGAGGGAAGCTTTTACGAAGAATTCATTCGGAGTAACTTGAAAGAAGTTCTTAACAAATGTGGGCTTAAACCCCTGGCATATGAAGAGGATAATGCGATAGGTATTTTCCTCTGCCGGCCTCAAAAGTAG
- a CDS encoding DUF2680 domain-containing protein: MKKRLAKVLAGVLVVGALVVPKVFAYGDTQQDPDSQTIKPLTQTTQQEDFYSQMFDWHKTWVDNAEKNGQITPEQAQAWRQHFDYMKDLHSKNGMGMGMMGGFGNGGMMGAPSVGSQG; the protein is encoded by the coding sequence ATGAAAAAGCGGTTAGCAAAAGTGTTGGCGGGAGTTCTGGTTGTTGGTGCACTAGTAGTTCCGAAAGTTTTTGCGTACGGTGATACTCAACAGGATCCGGACTCGCAGACTATAAAGCCCTTGACCCAAACAACCCAGCAAGAAGACTTCTACAGCCAGATGTTTGATTGGCACAAGACCTGGGTGGACAATGCCGAAAAGAACGGGCAAATTACACCCGAACAAGCCCAGGCCTGGAGACAGCATTTCGATTACATGAAAGATTTGCACAGCAAAAACGGTATGGGCATGGGTATGATGGGCGGTTTCGGTAACGGAGGCATGATGGGAGCTCCTTCAGTTGGCAGCCAGGGCTGA
- a CDS encoding zinc ribbon domain-containing protein produces the protein MGRCKNNAVKEPKAHSLEQAVDVLVEKFPLHLNPEQTLLARSLQMEAAKVWNAACNIHRTIYGRYGYWLSEGSIKALLKGKYGLHSQSVQAVVETYFECCERTRELHLQGHTEWKYPYRRKRFFTVTWKKAAITHKHILHAISANAVRWCLGRSVKTAYIGNPEEVRERDCGRHHNQRMGQWALGKLRDLLAYKLKRHGIELIPVDERGTSGTCPVCGEYTRQTGRVYRCGNASCGFTGIHRDVLGASGILDKAQHGSFTRGRKLPGKVEYLRPQVLAPKRAA, from the coding sequence GTGGGCCGGTGCAAAAACAATGCGGTCAAGGAACCGAAAGCTCATTCCCTGGAGCAAGCCGTAGACGTCCTGGTGGAAAAGTTTCCCCTGCACCTTAACCCGGAGCAAACTCTTTTAGCCCGCAGCCTGCAAATGGAAGCGGCCAAAGTCTGGAACGCCGCCTGCAACATCCACCGCACCATATACGGCAGGTATGGTTACTGGCTGAGCGAAGGTTCAATTAAAGCGCTGCTCAAAGGCAAATACGGCCTTCACTCCCAATCGGTGCAGGCCGTGGTGGAAACCTACTTCGAGTGCTGCGAGCGCACCAGGGAACTGCACCTGCAGGGTCACACTGAATGGAAATACCCTTACCGCCGGAAAAGGTTTTTCACCGTTACCTGGAAAAAAGCCGCCATTACCCATAAACATATCCTGCACGCCATATCCGCCAACGCCGTCCGCTGGTGCCTGGGAAGGAGCGTTAAAACGGCTTACATCGGCAACCCGGAAGAAGTGCGCGAAAGGGACTGCGGTAGACACCACAACCAGCGTATGGGCCAGTGGGCTTTAGGCAAGCTGCGCGATTTGCTGGCATACAAGCTCAAGCGTCACGGCATAGAGCTGATTCCGGTGGATGAGCGTGGCACCTCCGGCACCTGCCCGGTATGCGGGGAGTATACCAGACAGACCGGGCGCGTATACCGGTGCGGCAATGCTTCCTGCGGGTTTACCGGAATTCACCGGGACGTGCTGGGAGCCAGCGGCATCCTTGACAAAGCTCAGCACGGGAGTTTCACCAGGGGCCGCAAGCTGCCCGGGAAAGTGGAATACCTGCGGCCGCAGGTACTGGCGCCGAAAAGAGCGGCCTGA
- a CDS encoding GGDEF domain-containing protein: protein MGMSNLLQLTGEKTFDPTNLKIGKWRIITVFLSGLGYFLFCSRQVEWVFFWIAWFIYAALWFPFQGRHAGENPNWWTYFFMVGDVLFFVLAANIEHDILNNYSAMLILPLFQYLLRYGRKAALCYVWVSVAAFGYICLFHYEAHPARHFVVVVVMLLISYNESMLIQENRELRKQLFNLAIYDELTGLYNFRFFTQVLEKELGRSKEYGYEVTLLMIDIDNFKTINDVYGHEKGNEVLRCLGKIILDCVRENDYAARYGGEEFVIILPKTSLNEGHLIAERLKKRISKHPFDFGNVTVSIGVSTYPAPSTSKDRLIKHADRAMYLAKANGKNRVKVYSELSR, encoded by the coding sequence ATGGGCATGAGCAACCTCCTTCAACTAACCGGTGAGAAGACCTTCGACCCGACCAATTTAAAAATAGGGAAATGGAGAATTATAACTGTTTTCTTATCCGGGCTCGGCTATTTTTTATTTTGTTCCCGCCAAGTTGAATGGGTTTTCTTCTGGATCGCCTGGTTTATTTACGCGGCTTTATGGTTCCCTTTTCAAGGACGTCACGCCGGTGAAAATCCAAATTGGTGGACATACTTTTTTATGGTAGGCGATGTGCTCTTCTTTGTCTTGGCCGCCAACATTGAACATGATATATTGAACAATTACAGTGCCATGTTGATATTGCCTTTGTTCCAGTACCTGTTGCGTTATGGGCGAAAAGCCGCCCTTTGCTACGTCTGGGTCAGCGTGGCAGCATTTGGTTATATCTGCTTGTTCCATTATGAAGCTCACCCGGCGAGACATTTTGTTGTGGTTGTTGTCATGCTTTTAATTTCTTATAACGAAAGTATGCTGATCCAGGAAAATAGAGAGTTGAGAAAACAGCTTTTTAATTTGGCCATTTATGACGAGCTGACGGGATTGTATAATTTTAGATTTTTCACCCAGGTATTAGAAAAGGAATTGGGTCGCTCCAAAGAATATGGATACGAAGTAACCCTTTTGATGATTGACATAGATAACTTTAAGACAATTAACGATGTTTATGGCCATGAAAAGGGTAATGAGGTTTTGAGATGTTTGGGAAAAATCATTTTGGATTGCGTTAGAGAGAATGATTATGCTGCCAGGTACGGGGGGGAAGAATTTGTTATAATTTTGCCCAAAACTTCTCTTAATGAGGGACACCTTATTGCTGAAAGACTTAAAAAGAGAATTTCCAAACACCCATTTGATTTCGGCAACGTAACCGTGTCGATAGGTGTCTCAACCTACCCGGCGCCTTCTACAAGCAAGGATAGATTGATAAAACATGCTGATAGAGCAATGTACTTGGCAAAGGCAAATGGTAAAAACAGGGTCAAGGTTTACAGTGAATTGTCGAGGTGA
- a CDS encoding DUF1540 domain-containing protein: MCEECYYNKNHECYAPEGIEVRSSGDNKVESSAGTCCHTFRPRQGAGS, from the coding sequence ATGTGTGAGGAATGTTATTACAACAAAAATCACGAGTGCTACGCCCCGGAAGGCATCGAGGTCAGGTCCAGCGGAGATAACAAGGTGGAGTCGTCGGCCGGAACTTGCTGCCACACCTTTAGACCGAGACAAGGTGCCGGTAGCTGA
- a CDS encoding methyl-accepting chemotaxis protein, with amino-acid sequence MSYHRIGITTPITRQENLIAMSQEMDGQINQIAMATSSLSATSEEVAATTENLNSSAQKIRDEIKKTDGIVNLIEEIAEQTHLLGLNAAIEAARVGDAGRGFNVVAGEIRKLSQDTQRSVKEIMQTLHDVQQSIIDLTNSIEQVSSAAQQQAASSQEINASINELTAVAGQLKKLADELVV; translated from the coding sequence TTGTCTTACCACCGCATTGGCATAACCACCCCCATCACCCGCCAGGAAAATCTGATTGCAATGTCGCAAGAAATGGACGGCCAGATCAACCAGATTGCCATGGCTACCTCCAGCCTTTCCGCCACCTCGGAAGAAGTGGCGGCAACAACGGAAAACCTGAACAGCAGCGCGCAGAAGATCAGGGATGAAATCAAGAAAACCGACGGCATTGTCAACCTCATCGAGGAAATTGCCGAGCAAACCCACCTGCTGGGGTTGAACGCGGCCATCGAAGCGGCCCGGGTAGGCGATGCCGGGCGGGGTTTCAATGTGGTGGCCGGGGAAATACGCAAACTATCCCAGGATACCCAGCGGTCCGTTAAAGAAATCATGCAGACTTTGCATGACGTACAGCAATCAATTATAGATCTGACAAACTCAATTGAACAGGTGTCAAGTGCAGCACAACAGCAGGCTGCTTCGTCCCAGGAAATTAATGCGTCGATAAATGAGCTTACTGCAGTGGCCGGGCAACTAAAAAAGCTGGCCGATGAACTGGTGGTTTAG
- a CDS encoding MFS transporter, with amino-acid sequence MRDIREETHIPIGQLALIQLLVLVPSYCLPAVLPLVEKQWGISHAEAGMMVAAFQAGYVAAALVVLPLTDRIDARYVFAGGAILSAVTHFLFPLLAQGALAGTLLRALTGAGLGGIYMPGIKVISLAPSSRGRAVGFYVSSYLVGTSLSFALTGALTAFLTWQEAYLVLAGVSFGAIALSFWLWRQPAAAFLPYKRREKTPETNAEIAGETGPVSKNSSPGPAKGLPQAGKARHNLAMALIILGYTGHMWEMYGLRSWLAPFLTAVFQDRYAQPTSLAATLTALSVMLGAPSTLLAGWLSDRLGRTRTALAIMLTSAACSITFGWLLAAPVWLLSLVGLVYSFTVTADSPIFSVGLAEIAPREKLGRIMAWQTFVGYIAATVSPAVFGLILDVCPGPLGWILAFSSLGAGVLAGAVLMFYFSYFNKKWLKVFST; translated from the coding sequence ATGCGCGATATCAGAGAGGAAACACATATCCCTATAGGACAGTTGGCTTTAATTCAATTACTGGTGCTGGTGCCGTCCTACTGCCTGCCGGCCGTCCTCCCCCTGGTGGAAAAACAATGGGGGATCAGCCATGCCGAAGCCGGGATGATGGTTGCCGCCTTCCAGGCCGGATACGTGGCGGCCGCCCTGGTGGTCCTCCCCCTGACAGACCGCATTGACGCCCGTTATGTCTTTGCCGGCGGGGCCATTTTATCGGCCGTTACCCATTTCCTCTTTCCCCTGCTCGCCCAGGGAGCCCTGGCGGGAACCCTGCTACGGGCCTTGACCGGTGCGGGCCTGGGAGGGATCTACATGCCCGGGATCAAAGTCATTTCCCTGGCCCCCAGCTCCCGCGGCCGGGCAGTGGGCTTTTACGTTTCCTCCTACCTGGTGGGCACCTCCCTTTCCTTCGCCCTCACCGGGGCCCTTACCGCTTTTTTAACCTGGCAGGAGGCCTACCTGGTTCTGGCAGGGGTAAGCTTTGGGGCCATTGCCCTTTCTTTCTGGCTGTGGCGCCAACCCGCAGCCGCCTTTTTGCCCTACAAGAGACGCGAAAAAACACCGGAAACCAATGCCGAAATAGCTGGAGAGACCGGTCCTGTATCGAAAAACAGTTCTCCCGGACCGGCAAAGGGACTGCCGCAGGCCGGAAAGGCCCGGCACAACCTGGCCATGGCCCTGATCATCCTGGGCTATACCGGCCACATGTGGGAGATGTACGGCCTGCGCTCCTGGTTGGCCCCTTTTCTAACTGCCGTGTTCCAGGATCGTTACGCCCAGCCCACCTCTTTGGCGGCCACCCTCACCGCCCTTTCGGTAATGTTGGGGGCACCTTCCACCCTGTTGGCGGGATGGTTGTCGGACCGCCTGGGGCGTACCCGCACCGCCCTGGCCATCATGCTCACCAGCGCCGCCTGTTCCATTACCTTCGGATGGCTGCTGGCGGCGCCAGTGTGGCTTTTATCGCTGGTAGGCCTGGTTTACAGCTTCACCGTTACGGCCGATTCACCCATATTTTCCGTAGGGCTGGCGGAAATCGCCCCCCGGGAAAAACTGGGCCGCATCATGGCCTGGCAGACCTTTGTGGGTTATATTGCCGCCACCGTGTCCCCCGCGGTTTTTGGGCTGATTCTTGACGTTTGTCCCGGCCCGCTGGGCTGGATCCTCGCCTTTTCCAGCCTTGGTGCCGGAGTGCTGGCTGGAGCGGTGCTAATGTTTTACTTTTCCTATTTCAATAAAAAATGGTTAAAGGTCTTTTCAACATAG
- a CDS encoding amidohydrolase family protein, translating into MSVINLKAGETLVIKASRVWRGTPEPPREALVYLQDGKVAAFSTGDQTGGYKRNDPVKEPMNVLELPGCTVIPGLIDCHVHLALDGRDFSRARQQWTARGELLERVKADLTNTLERGIVAVRDGGDRAGIGLEVKQLVITGRLAGPLVLACGHALHRQGKYGSFLGPGLTPAELEKAVDSLARQGVDHLKVLVSGIVSFSQYGRVDAPQFTRDELQRIVYRARSRGLRIMAHASGDDAVRLAVEAGVDSIEHGYFISEESLHRMAARGIAWVPTVIPVAGQVRGKWRVQYTAREVEVITRTWRRQVEMIKKALEMGVTLGVGTDAGATGVCHGQGFLEELLLYRKAGLSPADILLAATRNGAAILGLEHLLGRIEPGRPAFLVAVEGNPWEDISTLAKVKYVFRPADFPGKKLPEKYNSLQPERCFMRLI; encoded by the coding sequence ATGTCCGTGATAAATCTTAAGGCCGGTGAGACCCTGGTCATCAAAGCCTCCCGCGTCTGGCGCGGGACGCCGGAGCCGCCCCGGGAAGCGCTTGTTTATTTACAAGATGGCAAAGTAGCGGCCTTTTCAACCGGCGATCAAACGGGCGGATACAAGCGCAATGATCCTGTTAAGGAGCCGATGAACGTCCTTGAGCTTCCTGGCTGCACCGTTATCCCCGGCCTGATCGACTGCCACGTCCACCTGGCTCTGGACGGCAGGGATTTTTCGAGGGCGCGGCAGCAATGGACCGCCCGGGGGGAATTGCTTGAGCGGGTGAAGGCGGACTTAACAAACACCCTTGAACGGGGCATTGTAGCCGTACGGGACGGGGGAGATCGGGCGGGTATCGGCCTTGAGGTAAAACAACTGGTTATAACCGGCAGGTTGGCCGGGCCTCTGGTACTGGCCTGCGGACATGCGCTGCACCGGCAGGGGAAATACGGTTCTTTCCTGGGACCGGGCTTAACCCCGGCAGAACTGGAAAAGGCGGTGGATTCCCTGGCCCGGCAGGGAGTGGACCATCTCAAGGTTCTGGTATCGGGAATAGTAAGCTTTTCCCAATACGGGCGGGTGGACGCACCCCAGTTCACCCGGGATGAACTGCAACGAATAGTCTACCGCGCCCGCAGCCGGGGGCTGAGAATCATGGCCCACGCCAGCGGGGACGATGCCGTTCGCCTGGCCGTGGAAGCCGGGGTGGATTCCATAGAGCACGGCTATTTCATCAGCGAAGAATCCCTGCACCGTATGGCCGCCCGGGGTATTGCCTGGGTGCCCACGGTAATCCCGGTGGCCGGCCAGGTAAGGGGAAAATGGCGGGTACAATATACGGCCCGGGAAGTTGAGGTCATCACCCGCACCTGGCGGCGCCAGGTGGAAATGATCAAAAAAGCCCTGGAAATGGGCGTTACCCTGGGGGTGGGCACCGACGCCGGGGCCACCGGTGTATGCCACGGACAGGGCTTCCTGGAGGAACTGCTGCTTTACCGGAAAGCCGGCCTTTCCCCGGCGGATATTCTTCTGGCCGCCACCCGCAACGGCGCGGCCATCCTGGGACTGGAGCACCTGCTGGGCCGCATTGAACCGGGGCGGCCCGCCTTCCTGGTGGCCGTGGAAGGCAACCCCTGGGAGGATATCAGCACCCTGGCCAAGGTAAAATATGTATTCCGGCCCGCTGATTTCCCCGGGAAAAAGTTGCCGGAAAAATACAATTCTCTGCAACCTGAAAGGTGTTTCATGCGTCTTATATAA
- a CDS encoding CGGC domain-containing protein, translating into MARIGIITCSNCTQELNCASVVCLADLRKRKGFFQKYPAGEPLELVGIINCAGCPTLGATEKILRKVRSLAEFRVDAIHLSYCMTALCPFKNRYMEVIKEAYPGLEVVEGTHTPRDFKVFQGEVKELLCATRVDITDLIKSRPGK; encoded by the coding sequence ATGGCCCGTATTGGTATAATTACCTGTTCCAACTGCACCCAGGAGTTAAATTGTGCTTCGGTTGTATGCCTGGCAGACTTGCGCAAGCGAAAGGGTTTTTTTCAAAAATACCCCGCCGGAGAGCCACTGGAACTCGTAGGTATAATTAACTGCGCCGGTTGCCCCACCCTGGGTGCCACGGAAAAAATTTTAAGGAAGGTCCGATCCCTGGCCGAATTCAGGGTGGATGCCATTCACCTTTCATACTGCATGACCGCCCTCTGCCCCTTTAAGAACAGGTACATGGAAGTAATCAAGGAAGCCTACCCCGGTCTTGAGGTAGTGGAAGGTACGCACACGCCGCGGGATTTCAAGGTTTTCCAGGGGGAAGTAAAAGAGTTGCTATGCGCTACACGGGTTGATATAACCGACTTAATTAAGAGCAGGCCGGGGAAGTAG
- the smpB gene encoding SsrA-binding protein SmpB, with product MVGKVVTVNRKARHDYHILETYEAGIALTGTEVKSLRAGRANLQDSFARVENAELFLYNMHISPYDQGNRFNHEPKRTRKLLMHKKEILRLLGKSREKGLALIPLKVYFNDRGKAKVELALARGKKVYDKREDMAARDAKREMERALRGKM from the coding sequence ATGGTGGGAAAGGTGGTCACGGTGAACAGGAAAGCCCGCCATGACTATCACATCCTGGAAACCTACGAGGCCGGCATCGCCCTGACCGGCACCGAGGTCAAGTCCCTGCGGGCAGGGCGGGCCAACCTGCAGGACAGCTTCGCGCGTGTTGAAAACGCCGAACTGTTCCTGTATAATATGCACATCAGCCCCTACGACCAGGGCAACCGCTTCAACCACGAGCCCAAGCGGACGCGCAAGCTCCTGATGCATAAAAAGGAGATCCTGCGCTTGCTGGGCAAGAGCCGGGAAAAGGGCCTGGCCCTGATCCCGCTGAAGGTATACTTCAACGACCGGGGCAAGGCCAAGGTGGAACTGGCCCTGGCCCGCGGCAAGAAGGTATACGACAAGCGGGAGGACATGGCCGCCCGGGACGCAAAGCGGGAAATGGAGCGGGCTCTGCGGGGGAAGATGTAA
- a CDS encoding HD domain-containing protein, which produces MTRDEAYTLLTRHLKTRNLVKHSLAVEAVMRGLARHFGQDENIWGLAGLLHDIDYDWTKDEPARHSMEGADLLAREGLPEEIVYAVRAHNDAHGLPRRSLLDKALYASDPLTGLIVAGALIKPEKKLSAIDVPFLLNRFHEKSFARGANREQIKSCSEMGLSLEEFMEIGLKSMQGIAGEMGL; this is translated from the coding sequence GTGACGCGGGATGAAGCCTATACTCTTCTCACCAGGCATTTGAAAACACGCAACCTGGTAAAGCATTCCCTGGCCGTGGAAGCGGTCATGCGCGGCCTAGCCAGGCATTTCGGTCAGGACGAGAATATCTGGGGCCTGGCCGGGTTGCTCCACGACATCGACTACGACTGGACGAAGGACGAGCCCGCCCGGCACAGCATGGAAGGGGCGGACCTGCTGGCCCGGGAGGGTTTGCCGGAGGAAATAGTCTACGCCGTCCGGGCCCACAATGACGCCCACGGCCTGCCCCGGCGGAGCCTGCTGGACAAAGCCCTTTACGCCAGCGACCCCCTCACGGGGCTGATTGTGGCCGGAGCCCTGATCAAGCCGGAAAAGAAGCTCTCGGCCATAGACGTCCCCTTCCTCCTCAACCGCTTCCACGAAAAATCCTTTGCCCGGGGGGCCAACAGGGAACAGATTAAAAGCTGCTCCGAAATGGGCCTTTCCCTGGAGGAGTTCATGGAAATCGGGCTTAAGTCCATGCAGGGTATTGCCGGGGAGATGGGGCTTTAA
- a CDS encoding PaaI family thioesterase, giving the protein MYSVSRSDGMCFACSPKNPIGLHLEFSLEGDVCRATFTAGEEHQGWDGLLHGGLIATLLDEAMAQWLWRRGVAAMTAEMLTRFSRPVPVGVPVTVEAWKVGGKGRLWELSARIILPGGRVAARATAKFLTIKEGSLQT; this is encoded by the coding sequence ATGTACAGTGTTAGCCGGAGTGACGGCATGTGTTTTGCCTGCAGCCCCAAAAATCCCATCGGCCTGCACCTGGAGTTTTCCCTGGAAGGCGATGTTTGCCGGGCCACCTTTACGGCCGGGGAAGAACACCAGGGGTGGGACGGTTTGCTGCACGGCGGCCTCATTGCCACGCTGCTGGACGAGGCCATGGCCCAGTGGCTCTGGCGCCGGGGCGTTGCGGCCATGACGGCGGAAATGCTCACCCGTTTCAGCCGCCCGGTTCCCGTCGGCGTGCCGGTGACCGTGGAAGCCTGGAAGGTGGGCGGTAAAGGGCGGCTGTGGGAGCTTTCCGCCCGCATTATCCTTCCCGGCGGCAGGGTGGCCGCCCGGGCCACGGCCAAGTTTCTGACTATAAAAGAAGGGAGTCTTCAAACGTGA